Below is a genomic region from Tripterygium wilfordii isolate XIE 37 chromosome 12, ASM1340144v1, whole genome shotgun sequence.
CGGGCCATGGTACGCTGGTGGGCTTGAAGTACAAGCCCAAGGGTTGTATATTAGTGGGCCTAGTGGCAGTTTTGTCAACTAAATTTTGCTTAAACTCCCAGGCAGTCAGGCACTAGTTTAAGCCCAACAGAGTGCGCCAATGGAGACCCTCCTCCGGCTCTCATTCCGTCTCCGCCCGATTTCCGCCGCCGAATTATGCCTCAAAACCACTACCATCAATTATGTATGTCGACCGGCCGGGACAATCTTTACCAAACCAGAGTTTCTAATCCCTAGCCCGCCTTTCGCTCTCATTTCGACGACCCGGAAAAGGCACTCTTCGTCTTCAACTGCCAGGGCAGGTTGGCTTCTGGGTTTGGGTGAAAAGAAGAAACCGAGCATGCCGGAGATTGTTAAAGCGGGAGACCCGATTCTTCATGAACCGGCCAGAGAAGTAAGTCCGGAGGAAATCGGGTCGGAGCGGATCCAGAAGATAATTGATGATATGATAAAGGTTATGAGATTCGCTCCTGGTGTAGGACTCGCCGCTCCTCAAATTGGCATTCCGTTAAAGGTTAGTTTTTTCGGACATTGTTGTTTCCTTAATGTTTGTTAAGAATGAAGCTGTTTGTTTTGAGTTTATGTTGATTTGGCATCCATTGCCATGGCAGTAGAATACCTCCGCTTGTTCTAATGTGTATAGTCAAATAGTCAATATATACATGTAGGCTAATCATTGATTTGCTGTGCTGTTTGTGTAATTGATTCAGTTCTTGCTATGACATTGTAATGCAACTATGCAAGCATACCTACTTTACATTTTATTACTGCCTCTCATTTATCTCTGCAAGCAGATTATAGTTTTGGAAGATACAGAAGAATACATAAGTTACGTCTCCAAGGAAGAGACCAAAAAGCAGGGTAGACGGCCTTTTGATCTTATGGTATGTAGAATTTTTGTGCAAAAAGAATAACATTTTATCAGGTGtttttgtttgatgaaatgtcACTTTGCTATTGCAATTCATTAATTCTTGTGAAGTAGGTTATCGTGAACCCAAAGCTTAAAAAGAAGAGCAACAAGACTGCACTATTTTTCGAAGGTTGTCTGAGGTAAGATGCAAACAATTGATCGCGAAAGGCATTTTCTTCCCCTTCGTATCTTTCATTGCCCATGAGCAGAGAGATGTTAAGCCCATGAACTCCTTTTACTTCTTTGGTTTCTAATCAGTTTGCCTTCATATAGTATTTGATATAAATTGCTACTTGAATTGTGCCATGGTTACAAGATATATTATAGTTCTAAGATGAATTCTGTGGAGTGAACTGTTAAAAAAGCAAAAGGAATGAGGAAACAGATGACGTAAatgtcatttcacaaagttgaTAGCTTGTTAATAATATTGCTTATGTATGTGATCTAGTTTTACTATTTACTCCATTTGCAGGTGGTAGATTTTATTGTGATATGTCATAGAAAACTAAAGTACCAATGCATTTCCAACAGCACCCTGAATAGATTCCTATTCTATATcctaattttatatattattataaaaatatagattttttttcagTCAGGCCTGGTAATTTTATCATAAGTAAAAATCTCCCAGTGATTCTTGTTCTTTACTTGTAAGTTTTGAGTGTACAAAGTTCGCCAACTCTGTAAAAGTTGAATTTGACTACCTAAGTAGGTATAAGTTCCCTATTGTTGTGTCCTGTTTTTAATAAAGGATTTGCGCTTATTGATGTTGCTGAAAGTTTGGTGGGAAGTTTGACCGTCGTGGCAGAAGTATGTATTAGCTATGACTAGAGATTCATTTCTTCTTGTTACTCTTATGTCATTTTTTGCAGTGTAGATGGATTTAGAGCAGTGGTGGAACGGAATCTTGAAGTTGAGGTTACAGGTTTCAATCGTAATGGTCAGCCCATCAAAGTAGACGCCAAAGGCTGGCAAGCACGTATTTTACAGCACGAGTGTGATCATTTGGACGGTACCCTTTATGTCGATAAGATGGTCCCAAGAACATTCCGAACAGTCGATAATTTGGACTTACCACTTGCCGAAGGGTGCCCCAAGCTTGGTGTCCATTAGTTCTTTGTTGCCGACTTCTTGTGGAAGTTTAAAGATCTAAGTTTGAAAATCCAGTTGACTATGATGATCAGGTCAGTTCATCAATGTTTCTGATGCATATGACTGCGTCGTCGAGATCAAGGTTCTTTTCAGGTCATTATTTCTTCAAATGAATGTTGTAATTTTTGATAATTGCACTAATTCGTCCAATACTATCCACAAATTGAGGAATAGCTTAAAGTTCTGGTGAGTTCCAATAATAAATGTTGTTGATTCGACTTGTTAATTTGTTTTACCCAACTCCTAAACCATTTCTTTGTAGTTTGTAGTCTTGGAATTCCTTTCCTGTCTCCATTTGTTTTTTGGTTGCGCTTCAAGTTTCGTGGTTTATTAGAAGAACTGAGAATTTACAGTTTCTCCGATGTTTTAGATTTCAATTTTTGAATACAAGCGCGCAGTTGCACTTGTAGTTGTTAATGAGAAACAAAATGTAGCATAAATATATAAGATTTAGGGTGTTTGATGATATAGCATTAATATATATGCCTAAGCTGCACTAGAAAGTCCTATCGCCAATCCCATGGAACAATGAAGCTTTATTGAGTTCTTCTGTCTATGTGCAGTTCTTTATTTCTCTTAATCCTCGTTTAACTATCTGTACATCATTTATATGATAGGAAATATGATCTTACTTTCTCTTGCAAAATACAGGAGTAATGATATTCTAGTCAGTCAGTCAGTATGTTACTGGCTAAGTGGCAAATATGGACATAACACATTGAACGTGAACAACAGGATCCTAAGTTCCTCATGTTCCTGTTCAGAGAACATGAGACTGAAGTACGTCTCCAAATTCCATAAACCAAGCATCCATTGTTGAAGAGTCTAAAAAACTCAGTTTCTTTGGCTTTTATCTTCATAGGCACATGAAAAGGAGCAGAGAATGGATTCTGTTATCAAATTGTAGGCCATTCATTTTATGTTCTGCTTGACTGCTTCATATGAAGTAGATTTTGAGGTCTCTCTCAACCTTGCCAGAAAGAATTTtgtgggggaaaaaaaaaaagttgaaagagGGAATATAAATATGATAGATTTTGTCTTCTTATGATATTCCGTATATATCCAACTCAAAGCTCTTGATACAAAAAAAGCACAAATGCCTGAAAGCCCGAGACCTGAAAGATCCAATATGAATTTCTTATTGAATTATAAtatttacataaaaaataataatacaatTGTAATCAATTATGGTTGAGAGTGACATGAAAACATGGTTATTGTAATTGGTCTAATTTGGCTGCTGCCATGTCGGGCTTTACATCTCTCTtcgtctttctttctttctttaacaGTAAATTATGTTACAGTTTTATGATTCTCTATTGAATTTATGAATAGTATTTTTCCTTAGATAAAAATGAAACTTGAGAAGATTGTAGATGGTTGACGGTGATTCTggctttggttttggtttttgtcatAGCACATGCGGGTCCAAAGTCCAAAAGAGGAATATCACACTACTATTTGTTCTGTTGTGTTCTGACAAGTAATGGAGACCACATACATTGTATTCTGACCAAATCGGTGTTTTCCACTAAATCATGCCGATTGGATggaatttcttttgtttcttcccTTTCAACCCGGTTGGATTAGGGATGGAAGTTCAGTGGTTGGGttcaatctttttttaaaaatatattttttggttttatttttaaataaattgaaCCAGACCCTTTTAACATATAGAAACCGAAATAAACCGAATcgtatattttgattttgatttttgatttaaaCCGAAAAAACTAATAATAACGCATTAAACATTACAACATTAAGTTTAACTGCATTAACTATTAACTAACATTGTAATAATAAAGCATTAAACATTTAAACGAATAAACTAAACAATCTAAACGTATATAACAGTATAACATTAAGTTTAACTACATAACTACATAAGTAACaatatcatacatatatatatatataagtaaaataAGTTCGATTTTCGGTTTTAAACCGAAAATGTCATTCTTAAACCGAATCGAAAATATTTAAAACTTCAAACCGTAAACCGAACCTAACTAAAAATTacggtttgatttttgattcgGATTACAGTTTAGATCGGTTTTTAACAACCCCATATAGGATGGAATTTCTTTTAACCCTTTGAGAGGTGGGCTATGGATAAGTCAAAAGGGTCACATTCATTACAAGTTGCATTCTCAGCTCACGCATATGTGTGCTTGGAAAGGGCGAGGGAACTCGATAATTCTTCAGAGTCTGTAATTCTTATCTAGTGGTGAATAATAtgtctaattaaaaaaaacataaaagtaTAGTATGATATGGCACCATTCTCAAATCATTAAATGAGAATTGCGGCACTCCCATATAAGGTACATTTACTAATTTTATCTCTAATAAAATTCTCgccttacaaaaaaaattaaactaggTATATTTTTGCTAGGTGAGTAACTAGTCAGTATGAAATTCTCATCACTGCCTAGTGGACACTAGTTTATTGTATACGGCACCACCTCTGTAATGACGTGCTCTGTATTCATATAGTCTATGGTTTGTTTTGTTGCTCGCGCTGTGTTGGATATTGTTGGCTTAAAATTGTTTCTTTCCTTTCATATTATACGGTGGGCAATGGTTGCTGAAGGAATTGTTGGTTTATGTGTATCACAATTTTCTGAGAAAATCAAGGAAGAGCTAGCAAGAATATCCAGGCATATTATAATGCCCTTTGTTGGCTTTCATCAGATCTCAATTTGAGTTATATCAAAAATCAAGAACAGAGAGATTTTCCaattgaaacatgaaaaataccgAAGTTGCAATTCTAAACTGCATAGATATACAGAGAGAGATGGATCAAGATTTGATTTGTACAGATTTATAACTAAATTCCAACAACAATTCCATTTTCACATAATTTCATCCACCACAAGAAACCCATCTCTCTGTTTCATCTAATGAGCAGGGGAAACTAAAACAGTAACACAAAACGCAAACGAGAAAACGGGACAGTGAAAACATTCATATATTGCACctgccttttggtttgaaggACTCAGGTAGACTACATATGTAAAAGGCAATAACGGACAATTCCATCACCGGTGGCCGGAAAACCTACCGGGATCTACGCTTACCAGCTCTAGGCCGTTTACTATTCTTCCCTGTCTTTCCAAGACAACCGCATGCGGAGATTCTCGGCGACGTCGGCTCAATTGCGGGAGACACCTTTCCGGTTCGGTAGCCCCGTCCTCCGCCGTTGGATCTGCTTCTATCGATGGTGTTAATTGTCGGTCTCGCTGGCTTCACATCTTTATCATCAATGacttcttcttgttgttcttgTTGCGGTTGTTCCTGTGGTTTTTTGTCAGTCGATTGCGGAATTGGTTCTCCGAACAAGATTTTATCATCAAAAACAAGACCAGACGAACCTTGCCTCCTAAATGAAACTGCAGATCTTTGTAGACCAGCCATGgcggctgctgctgctgctgctgctctctcttgatttctctctcgcTCTAGATCGATCGTTCGCTGGTGAAACTCTCTGATAGAAGAGTTGTGCGGCAGAGACTTTTCTTTaaatatcaatcaatcaattgagCGATTCAAAGATCACATTACAAAGTGCGGCTAACAGACAAAAAGTCGTAACAAATGTAACCCGGTCAAAATTTCTTAccgttaaaataaataaataaataacaatgatTATTATATAATTGATTCATATATATCTTTTTGTTGACTTTCTTGTGATAATGTTTGATTAGGTGCCACCTGGATGCCACTTGGTCTAATTGGTCGTTGTTGCAAATAGTGGCCATTAATTTATATGCTTCTTATAACATTATTGTAAGTATACATTAATACATCAACCTACAAACGAAACAAACTAATTGAGCATTTGAGCTTTAATCCATTAAGTAAGCAAGTGGATGctttaattcaatttttaaaactAGTTTAATAATTAAGTAAGTTGAGCCCGGGTTCACAATTAATTACAgctcaataaattttattaattttgatatttatttgtgTAACACTCCATACAGATAATGCTTTATCCGCTTTGGGTCAATTCATATTGGACCACAGGGTGTTGTCTTCCAGGCCTAGCACCAGATCAAAAAAGTTTGAGTATAAGAAAACCGTTTGTTACTAGTTTAGAAAtttgatctattatattatgtatttcAAATTTCCATTGGGCGATGTGGGATAAGATATTTAATCTCATTATCACTCGATAACTAAGATAGTACCACCAAACTGGACATTACAGAGACTTGTGGCCTAGTCACTTGAGTCAAGGGCTACAATTTGAGGTGCAAAACCAATTTTACAACTCTTTTATACTCAACAAATCATAATAatactatttttcttttcttttacataAATTAGAGTGAATATGTAGGCCCAACGGTATAATTACAGTAACACAATTTAAACATAGCAAATTCGATTTTTCAAAACAATCTTTGGCTcttttcacatattatgtgaacgTAAAGTGCCGCATGTTGCTTGTCCCATGGATCACTTGTTTGGATTGGGTTTACAAAATTTCCTCGTGTATAATTTAGTCTTCAAATATGGGAAATCACACTtcaatttgattattgaacgAAGTCAAGTGCTTACCAGTCATAagaattaaattataatattcgGTGGGATTAACTATGGTAATTAATTAGCTTACAATAATTACAACAATGAATTTTGGGACAATGAATTTTGGTTTTGGGCGATTGTAAGTCCAAGACAGCATCGAAGCACCTATTCATGAATGTCATAATTGCTTTGCTTCATCAATTTAATCGTTGaacctaataaattaataaaatcgtATATATGTTATGCGATTTAAATCCTCTATGATCGATAAAATaatctaaacaaaaaaaattatggtgggCCCAATTTGATAACGACTGCCAATTCATCGAGTTGACACAATAATGCAATCGATAGATTCGTGAATCATGAAATATTATTTCCTCAATATTTATTACAACTaccaacaaaattaatacattACGTCAAGGCAAATCCTACCTCGACCTAGGGATAAAAATAGATTAGTCTATTCGAGGCGACCCACGACTCCGCTTGGGTCTATTTTTAGGCTCATTTAACATAACGGCCGATCTCGGATttaaagaagtttttttttttttaaataccattgagaaatatatttttcattgtaaTCGAATATTTTATATTCATATGCATAACCTAATCGATTGTCAACTGAACCATCTCACATTGGTGATTTAAAGAAATATGGCTGGTAGATCCCAGAACTTATATATAAAGTCCTTTAGAATTAAGAAGTCCAATAACTATATGACATTAGTATATTAAAAGCCCAATACCAAGCACACTTAAGAAAATTAGGAAGTTCAAATACCAAAACCCAACTGCCTACATTTGTTAGATTACTAATGGAGATATGAATGttcaggagaagaagaagatgatgatgactaCGACAATGAAGAGATGAGAGGGGATGGTGATGGAAAAGATTACTAATGGAGATATGAATAGGGcacaatggaaaaaaaaaataacgtcAAGAAGACACAAAGAATAAGActgaaaaattattgttttattttttatttattaaacttTTGCTTGGTAACAAGAATTTGATATAGGCCACTGGGCCTCTAATATGTTGGGCCAGGCTAGGACTGGGCTTTAAAATTGGGCCAGATGTAAGATTACTCAATCTGTCAATCATTCGGATCAGAGGGTACGgcactttctctttctctcactATCTTTTCACTTCTCTCCCACCAAACACAAAAACTAAACCCGGTATTCACGATCTACGCCATCAGAAACCAGTTACTATTTCCTAAATTTATCAAGTTTTGCGCTTCTCGTCGTTGCACACATCGTATATGTGTAATTGTATGGACGACAGAACTTGGTATATAAACAGGTACCGATTTGTTTGTAATTTATGGAATATCTTGTTTGGAAGGTCTGTTAGTAGATCGATATCTATGTAGTTAACATGTTCGATGAAATGCCGCAGGCCTACAACACGTGTATGATTTAGCAATTGCAGAATTGAGGACTAAAGGGTGGGTGGAAAGAAATGCACGGCAGACAGGCAAGCCAGCTGGTGAAGGAACTTGCAAGCAGTGAAAAGGGTCAACTCAAGCCTTTCAACGTAAGTTTTTATTTTCGTAATTGCTTTAATCCATTGGGTTATTGTtcgttttattttccttttctttaaatgtttgtttttatgttcTATATCTGAATCTTACGAAGCTTTTGTTTTTGACACGTGCATTCATAGATTTGATGGTGGATTTGTTATTTATCGTGATAATTTGTTCATCCACGGTTGCTATGGTTTGAATAATAGTATGGATTTGTTTGTTTCAGATGCAACATAATACTTGCAATTTCAACGTATTTGGCTCGCTTGGCATGCTTCACGTGTTGCGTTTTCTTGTATGTTTTTTCAACTGTAGTTCGGCTTTCATCAGTTTGGGTGTTCAAACTCTTATTATGTCTACAATTgtcttttattgtttttctttttgcataatattcatttattttctatttttcattaGTAATGAGTCATTACTTCCATATACTAGCCTAGCCTTGACAAGGATGACGATTCTATGATCATTTTTATCTTCTCATTGATcattttttatgcaatctgTTTAATATCAGTAGGATAAGTAAAGTATTTTTGTGTCTTATGTTATTCTAAATTTTTTCCTTAAGTTTTCTCTTTGTATTTCGTCTTAGTGGAAACTATTGTTTGACTGTGTTAAGTAAGACTTTCACATAATCTCACAGATTACAGACATGGTAATTATTGTGTACGATAAAATCAATTTTCACCATGTTTTACTCCAggttttttaaaaagaatacaCTCATAATTGATTATCTTGAACCATGAAATTCCTCACTTATGTTCTATCTGCCTGTGATTGAAGAGTGACCTGTTTGATCAAGTAATTGAACAATGCGAGCAACATCACCTTGAACTCCAGTCATTGATAAGGTAATTCcaatatgattttgtttttcttcgcGTGGCCCttcttttaatttgattttttttatttaaggtCAATTTGCTAAATGAATGAGAATTTTGGCAGCCAAATTCCCTCAATTAGGTGATTCATTCCTCAATTTTTTTGAGATATCTGCAGGGAGTGGTCCTTGTTCTGCTTTTTCCccgttcttttttctttaatttgatacaAGGTAAAAATGTGCGGCACCATGTAAATTCATGAGCCGTTAAATCATGCCATCATATTTTGTTCAGTGGAATTTGAATTGCATACTTAGCCTTCTGAGGATCCAGTTGAGTAACTTTTGAACTTTGTAGTTGATGATGTCAGGGAGTCCAACTTCAGTTATAAAATGCTACATTTAGTCATCAATTGATTTCATTTGCGTTTGAAAATGCTAATATATTAATAAGCTCTTCGGAACTTCCAACTGTTGAATTCTCAGATGAAGTACATTCATGTTGATGTGATACATAAATAAGCTAAGCTCTTAAAACTAGGTATCAAACATTCCTTGATGCAGAGTCACTGATTTTGGACACTCTAATCTATTGATTTCCTTGATGTAGAACTGTTTGTTTGAAGGCGGCTACCGTACCTGCTAATGGGTGCTCTGTTGATTCTGGCTCTGTTTCTTAGCTACAAAGTCGAAATGGTTCTCACTTTAAAAGTAGATGTAGTTAGCATATGTTAGCTGATATCAATGCTAGGAATTGGCCTCGTGAACAAGTTTTATATCATTCCAATACATTACATCTATGTCCATGCGAGCTTTGTTGAACCAGAACAAAACTTTCTTTATGTGACTGTAGATTTCTTGAACTATCAGGATTTGCACTTAGTGTTATCCGATGACAATTTCCATGTTATTTGGGGGCACATACACTTGGTTTTAGGAAAATCTTGCATTTCAAGTTGTTTGTTGCGAGGCCTTAATTCTCGCCTTGGTTAAATACATTTTCACTTCATATCTTCATCTGCCATATGAGATTGGATAAATGACCCTTATGACTGTGTTACTAAAGAAAAATCCAGGATGAAGGATTGGACGTGCAAACAACTAGAAATGCAGACCATTATGGAGCACTAATCCACCACCTGTCTTTAGTTCGCAATAAACGCTGCCTACTGGCATATGTGTAAGTATTTTGACTTTCGACTAAGTCCTTCTGTGCTGTTATGTTATTGCTCAAAGAAAACTCTTTCTAGCTTTTTCTGcttaaaggaaaaaagaatgaAACTTCTTCTACCTATTTTGTCTGTCTAGGATATTCCATGCTCTTGAGGCTCATGGTTTTAGGGCTATGCAGGTACAACCGAGCTGAAATCATTCGAAGTTTTATATGGAAGGTAGGGCCAGTGCTTCCTGAAGAAATTCAAGAGAAGCTCAGTCACACAGAGGGAGATCATTTTAGGAGATATTCTGCATCTTTAAATTCATATGTTCAGGAAGTAGGAGTTGATTTGACATTGGTATGTTCTCTTTGCCTCATACGAATCCAACATTCTGATATAAGAGTTCGTAAACCATgattaatttgtaaacctattTTGCAATCGCCTAAATCAAATGTACCCAAAAAGCCTGTAACCCATTGGGCTAATGTTATCAAGAATTGGGTATGATGCAATGGAAGTCCTCATCCTGATTATTTTCCTTCGTCTGTCAAACAAACCATCTAGATAGTCAATTATATAAATGTGTTATTTTCTTTGCCAGGACATGGTGCCGCCCAAGGATCCCTACATAAAGGTGAGAGTCCTCGATGATATGGGTGCAATAGTACTCAGTGACAAGACGGCCAATTTAGCACGCCACTCAATGCACTTTCTCAGACGAACTGATGCTGAGCAGTACATCGCTCAGGTATTTATCCGGTTACCTTCTTTAGTCATGTTTTAGACATTGCATTTGTTGAGTTCCTTTAACCACAGGGCTTGATGGAGGAGCTCACAGGCTGACCTAGAGTTTGCATATCCGAAAGTTTTCAAAAGATGGTTAGTTTAGATTGACAAGCTGGAGTATGATATGCTAGAAAATCTTCATCTAAACCAAGGAAGCTCACTTTGTTGCTCATCTGGGTTTGAAATTTCAATTCCAGATATTTTTCAGTCGGGATTTGAAATGGAATACCATTGATAGCTTATTCTGTGTGT
It encodes:
- the LOC120010901 gene encoding peptide deformylase 1A, chloroplastic, whose product is METLLRLSFRLRPISAAELCLKTTTINYVCRPAGTIFTKPEFLIPSPPFALISTTRKRHSSSSTARAGWLLGLGEKKKPSMPEIVKAGDPILHEPAREVSPEEIGSERIQKIIDDMIKVMRFAPGVGLAAPQIGIPLKIIVLEDTEEYISYVSKEETKKQGRRPFDLMVIVNPKLKKKSNKTALFFEGCLSVDGFRAVVERNLEVEVTGFNRNGQPIKVDAKGWQARILQHECDHLDGTLYVDKMVPRTFRTVDNLDLPLAEGCPKLGVH
- the LOC120010287 gene encoding uncharacterized protein At1g15400-like — translated: MAGLQRSAVSFRRQGSSGLVFDDKILFGEPIPQSTDKKPQEQPQQEQQEEVIDDKDVKPARPTINTIDRSRSNGGGRGYRTGKVSPAIEPTSPRISACGCLGKTGKNSKRPRAGKRRSR
- the LOC120010389 gene encoding DNA replication complex GINS protein PSF1-like isoform X4, which encodes MHGRQASQLVKELASSEKGQLKPFNSDLFDQVIEQCEQHHLELQSLIRKIQDEGLDVQTTRNADHYGALIHHLSLVRNKRCLLAYVYNRAEIIRSFIWKVGPVLPEEIQEKLSHTEGDHFRRYSASLNSYVQEVGVDLTLDMVPPKDPYIKVRVLDDMGAIVLSDKTANLARHSMHFLRRTDAEQYIAQGLMEELTG
- the LOC120010389 gene encoding DNA replication complex GINS protein PSF1-like isoform X1, which produces MHGRQASQLVKELASSEKGQLKPFNMQHNTCNFNVFGSLGMLHVLRFLSDLFDQVIEQCEQHHLELQSLIRKIQDEGLDVQTTRNADHYGALIHHLSLVRNKRCLLAYVYNRAEIIRSFIWKVGPVLPEEIQEKLSHTEGDHFRRYSASLNSYVQEVGVDLTLDMVPPKDPYIKVRVLDDMGAIVLSDKTANLARHSMHFLRRTDAEQYIAQVFIRLPSLVMF
- the LOC120010389 gene encoding DNA replication complex GINS protein PSF1-like isoform X3, encoding MHGRQASQLVKELASSEKGQLKPFNSDLFDQVIEQCEQHHLELQSLIRKIQDEGLDVQTTRNADHYGALIHHLSLVRNKRCLLAYVYNRAEIIRSFIWKVGPVLPEEIQEKLSHTEGDHFRRYSASLNSYVQEVGVDLTLDMVPPKDPYIKVRVLDDMGAIVLSDKTANLARHSMHFLRRTDAEQYIAQVFIRLPSLVMF
- the LOC120010389 gene encoding DNA replication complex GINS protein PSF1-like isoform X2 translates to MHGRQASQLVKELASSEKGQLKPFNMQHNTCNFNVFGSLGMLHVLRFLSDLFDQVIEQCEQHHLELQSLIRKIQDEGLDVQTTRNADHYGALIHHLSLVRNKRCLLAYVYNRAEIIRSFIWKVGPVLPEEIQEKLSHTEGDHFRRYSASLNSYVQEVGVDLTLDMVPPKDPYIKVRVLDDMGAIVLSDKTANLARHSMHFLRRTDAEQYIAQGLMEELTG